In the Helianthus annuus cultivar XRQ/B chromosome 11, HanXRQr2.0-SUNRISE, whole genome shotgun sequence genome, one interval contains:
- the LOC110886270 gene encoding non-specific lipid-transfer protein-like protein At2g13820: protein MAQYQKTNTILMILVITMAALYGSSMAQSSSCTSVLVSLSPCLNYISGNTSTPSSGCCTQLASVVRSQPQCLCQVLNGGGSSLGLNINQTQALELPKACNVQTPPTSQCNAASPTDSPSGTTPSSSPGSPSGKGTETNTVPSTDNGSSDATSIRFTTNPIIFSIFVATYAIVF, encoded by the exons ATGGCACAATATCAAAAAACCAACACAATCTTAATGATCCTAGTGATCACAATGGCTGCCCTATATGGAAGCTCAATGGCTCAATCTTCAAGTTGCACAAGTGTTTTAGTTAGTTTGTCTCCATGCCTAAACTACATTTCGGGCAACACATCGACACCATCATCAGGATGCTGCACCCAACTGGCTAGCGTGGTCCGGTCACAGCCACAGTGCCTGTGTCAAGTTCTTAATGGCGGTGGCTCGTCTTTGGGGCTTAATATTAACCAAACTCAGGCTCTTGAGTTGCCTAAGGCTTGCAATGTTCAGACACCACCAACCAGTCAATGCAATG CTGCTTCTCCAACCGACTCTCCTTCAGGAACGACACCTTCTTCTTCTCCAGGATCCCCTTCGGGTAAAGGCACTGAAACAAACACTGTGCCATCAACAGATAACGGTTCTTCAGATGCAACTTCAATAAGATTCACAACCAATCCTATAATATTTTCGATATTTGTTGCCACATATGCCATCGTGTTCTAA